Proteins encoded together in one Carya illinoinensis cultivar Pawnee chromosome 3, C.illinoinensisPawnee_v1, whole genome shotgun sequence window:
- the LOC122303410 gene encoding fibrillin protein 5 homolog, with the protein MATVQPPIPASQLILPKPRSTKMMQTPPRLLPATYPRTFTTLFGKFLSGFRPVSTTRVAEPRSDVLGDETLADIKTELYQALQGVNRGIFGIPSAKKSEIEGLVKLLESQNPTPDPTSKLEKVDGCWKLVYSTITILGSKRTKLGLRDFISLGDFLQTIDTAKGKAVNVIKFSAKALNLLNGTLTIEASFKIASKSRVEINFDKSSITPDQLMKVFRKNYDLLLGIFTPQGWLEITYVDDGMRIGRDDKGNIFILERSGEGEP; encoded by the exons ATGGCCACTGTCCAACCACCAATCCCTGCTTCCCAGCTAATTCTGCCAAAACCAAGATCCACCAAAATGATGCAAACTCCCCCCCGATTACTTCCGGCCACGTATCCGAGGACCTTTACCACTCTATTTGGAAAGTTCTTATCCGGGTTTAGACCCGTTTCCACCACCAGAGTTGCAGAACCAAGATCTGATGTTCTTGGGGATGAAACACTAGCCGACATCAAAACAGAGCTTTACCAGGCACTACAAG GAGTGAATAGAGGGATATTTGGAATCCCATCTGCAAAGAAATCCGAGATTGAAGGTTTGGTGAAGCTGCTAGAGTCTCAAAATCCAACTCCAGACCCTACTTCGAAACTAGAGAAG GTGGATGGATGCTGGAAACTAGTTTACAGTACAATTACAATCTTGGGTTCCAAGAGAACCAAGCTAGGATTGAGAGATTTCATTTCCTTGGGGGATTTTCTCCAGACAATTGATACTGCCAAG GGAAAAGCAGTGAATGTGATCAAGTTCAGTGCGAAGGCACTAAATTTGTTGAATGGAACGCTCACTATCGAGGCCTCCTTCAAGATTGCATCGAAATCA AGAGTGGAGATTAATTTCGACAAGTCGTCAATCACTCCCGACCAA TTGATGAAAGTGTTCCGGAAAAACTATGATCTTCTGCTCGGAATCTTCACTCCACAAGGCTGGCTCGAGATTAC ATATGTAGATGATGGCATGAGGATAGGGAGGGATGATAAGGGCAATATCTTCATATTAGAGAGATCAGGAGAAGGTGAACCTTAG